Proteins from one Flammeovirgaceae bacterium genomic window:
- a CDS encoding MBL fold metallo-hydrolase: MITIKSFVFNPFSENTYVAYDETKKAVVIDPGCYEPSERKELDGFIKSNHLTVSLLINTHCHIDHVLGNDFVKETYNVPFLIHKNEESMLRAVTAYAPNYGFNAYKEAVPDKFIDEKDEVTWGNSELKVIFLPGHSPGHIGLYNPEQKILISGDVLFDGSIGRTDLPGGDMDTLIGSIQQKLFALPDDVVVYSGHGNPTTIGKEKTSNPFCGLGS, encoded by the coding sequence ATGATAACAATTAAATCGTTTGTTTTCAACCCCTTCAGCGAAAATACCTATGTGGCATATGACGAAACGAAAAAAGCAGTGGTCATAGACCCAGGTTGCTATGAACCCAGTGAAAGGAAAGAGTTGGACGGGTTTATAAAATCAAACCATTTAACCGTTTCCTTGCTCATCAATACCCATTGCCACATCGACCATGTACTGGGCAATGATTTTGTCAAAGAAACGTACAACGTCCCCTTCCTGATCCATAAAAACGAAGAAAGCATGCTTCGGGCCGTAACCGCCTATGCGCCCAACTATGGCTTCAATGCCTATAAGGAAGCGGTGCCCGATAAATTTATTGATGAAAAGGATGAAGTAACCTGGGGAAACAGCGAATTGAAGGTAATCTTCCTGCCGGGCCATTCGCCTGGGCATATCGGGCTTTACAACCCGGAACAAAAAATCCTCATCAGCGGGGATGTCTTGTTTGATGGGAGCATTGGCCGCACCGACCTGCCCGGAGGGGACATGGACACATTGATCGGGAGCATCCAGCAAAAGCTTTTTGCATTGCCGGACGATGTAGTGGTGTACAGCGGCCACGGCAACCCTACCACCATCGGCAAGGAAAAAACAAGCAATCCATTTTGCGGCCTGGGTTCATAA
- a CDS encoding deoxyribose-phosphate aldolase yields the protein MVDKAIEAAGGEKYNHLDAEFDFRDKHYIAKRNNGAFSYERVFKDSLGTVHDYVTNEGFKREINGKPVAVPDTMATKYAASTNSVNYFALLPYGLNDAAVNKKFLGEAFINDTAYYKIQVTFSKEGGGEDFEDKYLYWFNQETFSMDYLAYSFAEADETSFRFRTAYNPRVVNGVKFQDYINYKPTDNSYGVDEAEGLYKEGKLEELSRILTENVVVR from the coding sequence ATAGTGGACAAAGCCATTGAAGCCGCTGGAGGGGAAAAATACAACCACCTGGATGCCGAATTCGATTTTAGGGACAAACATTATATAGCAAAGCGAAACAACGGGGCATTTTCCTATGAACGGGTTTTTAAGGACTCTTTGGGCACCGTGCATGACTATGTTACCAATGAAGGCTTTAAAAGGGAAATCAATGGCAAGCCGGTGGCCGTGCCCGACACCATGGCAACGAAGTATGCAGCTTCCACCAACTCGGTCAATTACTTTGCCTTGCTTCCTTATGGGCTCAACGATGCAGCAGTAAACAAAAAATTTCTTGGCGAGGCATTTATCAATGACACGGCCTATTACAAAATCCAAGTCACCTTTAGTAAAGAAGGGGGCGGGGAGGATTTTGAGGACAAATACCTCTATTGGTTCAACCAGGAGACCTTTTCCATGGACTATCTTGCGTACTCCTTTGCCGAGGCGGACGAAACCAGCTTCAGGTTTCGGACAGCGTACAATCCAAGGGTGGTGAATGGGGTAAAGTTTCAGGACTACATCAACTACAAGCCAACAGACAACTCCTATGGCGTGGATGAGGCCGAAGGGTTGTACAAAGAAGGAAAACTGGAAGAACTAAGCAGGATACTCACCGAAAACGTGGTGGTGCGATAG
- a CDS encoding FAD-binding oxidoreductase, protein MAKQVDYIIVGLGLAGACLALQLLRRGKRVMAFDVPALNRASWVAPGLFNPVTGKRIVKTWKADEAFPYLFKFYREAEKELGARFFHERPLYTPFLKIEEQNEWMGKSADSPLKEYVAGVTTGPTFGNEVNDPIGGILFSRCGHIDTQVFLEGVRGMLKQRDGYSNEWWAEDKMGIPATGGIAYENLTAEKVIYCTGIHTLKGKYFDALPIRALKGEVATIKTEKPLVRIYNRGAYIIGTGKLESQAGATYDLKDLAPGTTTKGRQELEQKVGRLLNIPFEVAHQDWGIRPSTVDRRPIIGEHPFQKNILVFNGLGTKGVSLAPYFSGQLAEYLLGRGNLDKEANITRVKSLYSKFH, encoded by the coding sequence TTGGCCAAGCAAGTTGACTATATTATTGTGGGGCTGGGCCTTGCCGGTGCCTGCCTGGCGTTGCAGTTGCTAAGGCGGGGCAAGCGCGTAATGGCTTTTGATGTCCCGGCCTTAAACCGGGCGTCATGGGTGGCACCGGGCCTTTTTAACCCTGTGACGGGCAAGCGTATTGTAAAGACATGGAAGGCCGATGAGGCGTTTCCTTACCTATTCAAATTTTACCGGGAGGCCGAGAAGGAATTGGGGGCCAGGTTCTTCCATGAACGCCCCCTCTACACCCCATTTCTCAAAATTGAGGAGCAGAATGAATGGATGGGCAAGAGTGCCGATAGCCCCTTGAAGGAATACGTTGCGGGAGTCACCACCGGCCCTACTTTTGGAAATGAGGTGAACGACCCCATTGGGGGCATATTGTTTTCCCGGTGCGGGCATATTGACACTCAGGTGTTTTTGGAAGGTGTGCGCGGGATGCTGAAGCAAAGGGATGGCTACTCCAACGAATGGTGGGCAGAGGATAAAATGGGCATCCCGGCCACGGGCGGCATTGCCTATGAAAACCTCACTGCGGAAAAAGTCATTTACTGCACAGGCATTCACACATTAAAGGGCAAGTATTTTGATGCCCTTCCGATAAGGGCGCTAAAGGGCGAGGTGGCCACCATTAAAACCGAAAAACCTTTGGTGCGGATATACAACCGCGGGGCGTATATTATCGGGACAGGCAAATTGGAAAGCCAGGCCGGTGCCACCTACGACTTAAAAGACCTGGCACCAGGCACCACCACCAAGGGCAGGCAGGAATTGGAACAAAAGGTGGGCAGGCTGCTGAATATTCCGTTTGAGGTGGCCCACCAAGATTGGGGGATCAGGCCATCCACCGTTGACAGGAGGCCCATCATAGGGGAGCACCCATTTCAAAAAAACATTTTGGTGTTTAACGGCCTGGGCACCAAAGGGGTGAGCCTGGCACCGTATTTTTCAGGGCAGCTTGCGGAATACCTCCTGGGCAGGGGCAATTTGGACAAAGAAGCAAATATAACTCGTGTGAAATCGTTATATTCGAAGTTCCACTAA
- a CDS encoding YicC family protein — protein sequence MIKSMTGFGQASSSLGDLTISVEVKSLNSKFMDLNARLPRSYTEKELELRNVVIDSLERGKISVNVDCERAGARNVLQHYNEELFTAYYAQLKRLADRVMAPYENIFQIALNSPEVVQSAGSGETDPAEWEAIMACVVEAIKKCDDFRKAEGQVLQKKLESYCESIESGLAIVETLDPKRIEKVRSRIKGRVEGFFGEEGFDENRLEQEIIYYIEKLDIHEERVRLKAHLDYFQQVLKGNASNGKKLAFISQEIGREINTIGSKANDAEIQKHVVMMKEELEKIKEQLGNVL from the coding sequence ATGATTAAATCCATGACCGGCTTTGGCCAGGCCTCCTCTTCGCTGGGTGACCTGACAATTTCTGTAGAGGTAAAAAGCCTCAATTCCAAATTCATGGACTTAAATGCCAGGCTGCCGCGCAGTTACACCGAAAAGGAATTGGAACTGAGGAATGTTGTCATTGATTCTTTGGAACGGGGGAAAATCTCCGTAAACGTGGATTGTGAAAGGGCGGGCGCGCGCAATGTTTTGCAGCATTACAATGAGGAACTCTTTACGGCCTATTATGCGCAATTGAAACGGCTGGCAGACCGGGTAATGGCACCGTATGAAAACATTTTTCAAATTGCCCTGAACTCGCCCGAAGTGGTCCAAAGTGCGGGGAGTGGGGAAACCGACCCGGCAGAATGGGAGGCCATTATGGCCTGTGTGGTGGAGGCCATAAAAAAGTGTGATGATTTCAGGAAGGCCGAAGGGCAGGTGCTTCAAAAAAAGCTGGAGTCCTATTGCGAGTCCATTGAGTCGGGCCTTGCCATAGTGGAAACATTGGACCCCAAGCGCATAGAGAAAGTTAGGAGCAGGATCAAAGGAAGGGTGGAAGGATTTTTTGGCGAGGAAGGTTTCGATGAAAACAGGCTGGAGCAGGAAATCATTTATTATATTGAGAAACTTGACATCCATGAGGAGCGGGTGCGGCTGAAGGCGCACCTGGACTATTTCCAGCAGGTGCTAAAGGGCAATGCGAGCAATGGAAAGAAACTTGCGTTTATCTCCCAGGAGATTGGCCGGGAGATCAACACGATTGGGAGCAAGGCCAACGATGCAGAGATTCAAAAACACGTGGTGATGATGAAGGAAGAGCTGGAGAAAATCAAGGAGCAGTTGGGGAATGTCCTCTAA
- the pssA gene encoding CDP-diacylglycerol--serine O-phosphatidyltransferase, producing MPSPARYIPNLLTLSNLLCGCVGILLAREAPLLAPAYLVWLACVFDFFDGFAARWLKTSSSIGKELDSLADMVSFGILPSLVMFTGLENSTSNKYIPYVAFLIAVFSALRLAKFNVDENQKETFIGLPTPANALFITGLSFLDTPFNFIATTTGLVTVCVMFSLLLVAPVNLFALKFKNFSWADNKLRFTFIGLSVLLLGWKQAGAVSLIILLYIILSLASGALAKK from the coding sequence ATGCCATCACCAGCCCGATATATCCCCAACCTACTGACCTTAAGCAACCTGCTATGTGGGTGCGTGGGCATTTTACTTGCCCGTGAGGCCCCGCTGCTGGCCCCCGCCTACCTGGTTTGGCTGGCTTGTGTTTTTGATTTTTTTGATGGCTTTGCCGCCAGGTGGTTAAAAACCTCATCTTCCATTGGAAAGGAGCTTGACTCCCTGGCCGATATGGTCAGTTTTGGCATACTGCCCTCCCTGGTGATGTTTACCGGGTTGGAAAATTCCACTTCCAACAAATACATTCCGTATGTTGCCTTTCTGATTGCCGTGTTCTCCGCTTTGCGGTTGGCAAAATTCAATGTGGACGAAAACCAGAAGGAAACGTTTATTGGCCTGCCCACCCCTGCCAACGCATTGTTTATCACAGGGCTGTCTTTCTTAGATACACCGTTCAACTTTATTGCCACCACCACCGGGCTTGTAACCGTATGCGTCATGTTTTCATTGTTGTTGGTTGCCCCTGTCAATTTATTCGCTTTAAAATTCAAAAATTTCAGTTGGGCCGATAATAAATTGAGGTTTACCTTTATCGGATTGTCGGTATTACTACTGGGCTGGAAACAAGCCGGGGCAGTATCTTTAATAATACTACTGTACATCATACTATCGTTAGCTTCCGGGGCATTGGCAAAGAAATAG
- a CDS encoding PD40 domain-containing protein, whose product MVARALFAVLVFLAVGFGARAQQARENFGKNRIQYKQFDWQYLSSENFDVYYYDNRRRMATEAIQYLEGEFDRITDLIGYPPYLKTKVFLYNSINDLQQSNIGLNHTEFNVGGETEFVKPYVEIAHPGTVDQFKEQLIYKMTELMVNEMMFGGSLKDMFQNAVLLNLPEWFIKGASGYVSKGWNAEMDDYIRQLVRTKKMNKALKLTGKEAELVGQSIWNYIAEKYGKSSISNILNYARVIRNEQKSVLITLGISFKQLINDWKQYYSEMEEKVNQGYVAPQDGDRVSRRHRKEVIFTTVKLSPDGKNIAYAENDRGRFAVKIKSLDNGKEITILTSGNKVFGQDVNHNIPLISWADNNTLGVIGVKYGEYVFWLYDLATRSKLPRELDRFSNIRSFGFSGNGRLAVLSADFEGQNDLFLISSRRDRTRRLTNDLYDDFDPSFIPNSNTIVFSSNRANDTTNTIVKGIKDIPTNYNLYAYDLDTTTNVVARLTNTLSRDYYPLAKDKNNIYYLSDQRGIVNIFKYDKGTGIYSQVTNYNSSIKEYDIDFENAGMAMVMDKGMKEDIFLTKPFNLDRQVFTPATRRKEVQQAKAIVERRKIETAPQKGISIKELINSRLRGSDSTGRHAPIPADTLQQKKMPADSIDTDNYIFEDEALQPKDTITAKSDRVEVDVNINETVDTKDYVFEDEAIRSQPSETFLNRYMKARETARIRGPFPYEPKFTYENLITNFVIDPLRGFSVRLETQMNDMLENYRFFGGIQTAFDWKSGDIYGEVQYLAHRVDYSARIDRKVIFWDGAVDQQKYTWQKVELGASLPLTVRTRVTIKPFLGYTRFIDRGSDRSPSVPPVFLPPSEQFYAGSKMELVYDNSLTTGLNIIEGTRGKINFTHYEGLGNKQASFTNASIDIRHYQPLYKEIVIAFRGFTGTFFGNAPKSYVLGGMDNWFGNKINDKGAGNPLTNTEGYNANLVFTEFATSLRGFDYATQYGRSVAIANAELRIPLIRALSSGPITSNFFRNMQLTGFYDIGTSWSGKPPINSNTSTQTRIEKVGPFRAEIKDFINPWLYSYGVGFRSMMLGYYMKFDLAWPVENYKVQDPRIFVTLGFDF is encoded by the coding sequence ATGGTTGCCCGTGCCCTGTTTGCCGTATTGGTTTTTTTGGCTGTTGGCTTCGGGGCCAGGGCGCAGCAGGCACGTGAGAATTTTGGCAAAAACAGGATACAGTACAAGCAGTTCGATTGGCAATACCTATCCTCCGAAAACTTTGATGTGTACTACTATGACAACCGCAGGAGGATGGCCACTGAAGCCATCCAATACCTGGAAGGGGAGTTTGACCGCATCACGGACCTGATCGGCTACCCTCCTTATCTGAAGACCAAGGTTTTCTTGTACAATTCCATCAATGATCTGCAGCAAAGCAATATCGGGCTCAACCATACGGAATTTAATGTGGGTGGGGAAACCGAGTTTGTAAAACCCTATGTGGAAATTGCCCACCCGGGCACGGTGGACCAATTCAAAGAGCAGCTTATTTATAAAATGACCGAATTGATGGTCAATGAGATGATGTTTGGCGGAAGCCTGAAGGACATGTTTCAAAATGCGGTGTTGCTTAATTTGCCGGAGTGGTTTATCAAAGGGGCTTCGGGATATGTGTCGAAGGGCTGGAATGCCGAAATGGACGACTATATCAGGCAGTTGGTAAGGACGAAAAAAATGAACAAGGCATTGAAGCTTACCGGCAAAGAGGCCGAGCTGGTAGGCCAATCCATTTGGAACTACATAGCTGAAAAATATGGCAAGAGCAGTATTTCAAACATTTTGAACTATGCCCGTGTGATACGCAATGAACAGAAGAGCGTATTGATAACCCTAGGGATCAGCTTCAAGCAGTTGATCAATGATTGGAAGCAGTACTATTCAGAAATGGAAGAAAAAGTAAACCAAGGGTATGTTGCCCCCCAGGACGGGGACAGGGTAAGCAGGAGGCACCGCAAAGAGGTTATCTTCACTACCGTGAAGCTGAGCCCTGATGGAAAAAACATAGCCTATGCGGAAAATGACAGGGGACGCTTTGCGGTAAAAATCAAATCGCTGGACAACGGAAAGGAAATAACCATTCTTACCAGTGGCAACAAAGTATTTGGACAGGACGTGAACCACAACATCCCCCTTATTAGCTGGGCCGACAACAATACGCTGGGCGTGATAGGCGTAAAGTATGGGGAATATGTTTTCTGGCTATATGACCTGGCCACCCGCAGCAAGTTGCCACGCGAGTTGGACCGTTTTAGCAATATCAGGAGTTTTGGTTTCTCCGGCAATGGAAGGCTGGCCGTGCTTAGTGCCGATTTTGAAGGGCAAAACGACCTGTTCCTCATCAGCAGCCGTAGGGACCGCACCCGCAGGCTTACCAACGATCTTTATGATGATTTTGACCCCTCCTTTATTCCCAATTCCAATACCATCGTATTTAGCTCCAACCGGGCCAACGATACCACCAACACCATTGTGAAGGGCATCAAGGACATACCCACCAACTACAACCTTTACGCCTATGACCTCGACACCACCACCAATGTGGTCGCACGGCTGACCAATACCTTAAGCAGGGATTATTATCCGCTGGCCAAGGACAAAAACAATATTTATTACCTCAGCGACCAACGTGGCATAGTCAATATTTTCAAATATGACAAGGGCACAGGCATTTACTCACAGGTAACCAATTACAATTCGAGCATTAAGGAATACGATATTGATTTTGAAAATGCGGGCATGGCCATGGTGATGGACAAGGGAATGAAGGAGGACATCTTCCTGACGAAACCATTTAACCTGGACCGCCAGGTTTTTACCCCTGCCACCAGGAGAAAGGAAGTGCAACAGGCCAAGGCCATTGTGGAGAGGCGCAAAATCGAAACGGCACCCCAGAAGGGGATATCTATTAAAGAATTGATCAACTCCAGGTTGCGCGGCAGCGATTCGACCGGGCGGCATGCGCCAATACCTGCCGATACCCTTCAGCAGAAAAAGATGCCGGCCGACTCCATTGACACGGACAACTATATTTTTGAAGACGAGGCCCTGCAACCGAAAGATACCATAACGGCAAAAAGCGATAGGGTGGAAGTGGACGTAAACATAAACGAGACCGTGGACACCAAAGACTACGTTTTTGAAGATGAGGCCATCCGCTCACAGCCATCGGAAACATTCCTGAACCGGTATATGAAAGCCAGGGAGACAGCACGCATCAGGGGGCCGTTTCCTTATGAGCCTAAATTTACTTACGAAAACCTGATTACCAATTTTGTTATAGACCCTTTGCGTGGCTTTAGCGTGCGTCTGGAAACGCAAATGAACGATATGTTGGAAAACTATCGTTTCTTTGGTGGGATACAAACGGCCTTTGATTGGAAAAGCGGGGACATATATGGGGAGGTCCAATACCTTGCCCACCGGGTGGACTACAGCGCACGGATCGACCGCAAAGTGATTTTTTGGGACGGGGCAGTGGACCAACAAAAGTACACCTGGCAAAAAGTGGAGTTGGGGGCCTCCCTGCCCCTGACTGTCCGTACACGTGTCACCATCAAGCCCTTTCTTGGCTATACCCGGTTTATCGACAGGGGAAGCGACAGGTCGCCTTCCGTTCCTCCGGTTTTCCTCCCTCCCAGCGAGCAGTTTTATGCGGGCTCCAAGATGGAGTTGGTGTACGACAATAGTTTGACCACAGGCCTAAACATCATCGAAGGCACGAGGGGGAAAATAAACTTTACCCACTACGAAGGGCTGGGCAATAAGCAGGCAAGTTTTACCAATGCCTCTATAGACATCAGGCATTACCAGCCGCTATACAAAGAAATCGTGATTGCCTTTAGGGGCTTTACGGGCACTTTCTTTGGCAATGCGCCCAAGTCTTACGTGCTGGGCGGGATGGACAATTGGTTTGGGAACAAGATCAACGACAAAGGGGCCGGCAACCCATTGACCAATACGGAAGGGTACAACGCCAACCTGGTATTTACGGAGTTTGCCACCAGCTTGCGCGGGTTTGACTACGCCACCCAATATGGAAGGAGTGTGGCCATCGCCAATGCCGAATTGCGGATACCCCTGATCCGGGCCCTTTCCAGTGGGCCGATCACCTCGAATTTTTTCCGCAATATGCAGCTTACGGGATTTTATGACATAGGCACCAGTTGGTCGGGGAAGCCGCCCATCAATTCAAACACCAGCACGCAAACCAGGATAGAAAAAGTGGGGCCGTTCAGGGCTGAGATAAAGGACTTCATCAACCCCTGGCTGTATAGTTATGGGGTAGGGTTTAGGAGCATGATGCTGGGCTACTATATGAAATTTGACCTGGCCTGGCCTGTCGAAAACTACAAAGTGCAGGACCCGCGCATATTTGTTACCTTGGGGTTTGATTTTTAA
- a CDS encoding formimidoylglutamase, with amino-acid sequence MDLTILFSPLDESIYEPIHDGGSLGKSIRLFGDKMPDYKNADMAIFGIKEERGTSTNQGCKEGPDEIRKKLYRLKRGLGKNNIVDLGNLNPGVDLEETYVRASEVCRILLENNVLPIILGGSHDLDYGQYKGYEDMEKLVHLLNVDAYLDLDDGQESDGSGRHINNILLHEPNYLFGYTHLAHQTYLIDPMAVAILEKLYFEAYRIGHLRSNMADMEPAIRNADMASFDITAIKSADAPGNANAQPFGLTGEEACQICWYAGTNEKLSSIGFYEYNPGKDDGPKKTASVIATMIWYFIEGFYHRKNEQDFKSNDFLKYTVSMPVEPEVLSFYKSKFTGKWWMEVNHQRAHDRYARASIVPCSYKDYQAATNGELPERYITTLSKLI; translated from the coding sequence ATGGATTTGACCATTCTTTTCTCCCCCCTTGATGAATCCATTTATGAGCCGATCCACGATGGAGGTTCGCTTGGCAAAAGCATAAGGTTGTTTGGTGATAAAATGCCAGACTACAAAAATGCCGACATGGCCATCTTTGGCATTAAGGAAGAACGTGGCACCTCCACCAACCAGGGGTGCAAAGAGGGGCCTGACGAAATACGCAAAAAGCTGTACCGGTTAAAAAGGGGCTTGGGCAAAAACAATATCGTGGACCTGGGCAACCTCAATCCGGGAGTGGATTTGGAAGAAACCTACGTGAGGGCAAGCGAGGTTTGCCGCATACTTTTGGAAAACAATGTGCTTCCCATAATCCTGGGGGGATCGCACGACCTTGACTACGGGCAATACAAGGGGTATGAGGATATGGAGAAGCTGGTGCACCTGCTCAATGTAGATGCTTACCTGGACCTTGACGATGGCCAGGAAAGTGATGGGTCGGGGCGCCATATCAACAATATTTTGCTGCACGAACCCAATTACCTTTTTGGGTACACCCACCTGGCGCACCAGACCTACCTGATCGACCCGATGGCAGTGGCCATTTTGGAAAAGCTGTATTTTGAAGCCTACCGCATCGGGCACCTGAGGAGCAACATGGCAGACATGGAACCGGCCATAAGGAATGCCGATATGGCATCTTTCGATATCACCGCCATCAAGTCCGCTGACGCACCTGGCAACGCCAATGCCCAACCCTTCGGGCTAACGGGCGAAGAAGCCTGCCAGATATGCTGGTATGCCGGCACAAATGAAAAGCTGAGTTCCATTGGCTTTTATGAATACAACCCCGGCAAAGACGATGGCCCCAAAAAAACGGCATCCGTCATTGCCACCATGATTTGGTATTTTATTGAAGGGTTTTACCACCGCAAAAACGAGCAGGATTTTAAAAGCAACGACTTCCTCAAATACACCGTGTCCATGCCGGTGGAGCCGGAGGTCTTGTCTTTTTATAAAAGCAAATTTACCGGCAAATGGTGGATGGAAGTAAACCACCAACGTGCCCACGACCGGTATGCACGGGCCAGCATTGTGCCCTGTAGCTACAAAGACTACCAGGCCGCGACCAATGGCGAATTGCCTGAGCGGTATATCACTACTTTATCCAAATTGATTTAG